Proteins from a single region of Pyrus communis chromosome 6, drPyrComm1.1, whole genome shotgun sequence:
- the LOC137736817 gene encoding uncharacterized protein isoform X2, producing the protein MQTKKRSSGRTAVREHACPKVTRAQKKAYESVQVVEKKVADLITSSARKQRIDGTHKKNGGPVTATNSNLNYDSMRDGTADTCLGHDAMRDDCIDIKDCKEGTTDCEAETIFSPAFHISKHAEGESDNGVVDPATISSEVSAIYLAMKNSKLECVDEHGHEPMSTDLYTDDDEYEEVDDFDPYFFIKNLPDLSAVVPTFRPMLLPKQTRRCPPTSLVLDLDETLVHSTLEPCADADFTFAVNFNLQKHTVYVRCRPHLRDFLDKVSNLFEIIIFTASQSIYAEQLLNVLDPKRKIFRHRVFRDSCVFVEGNYLKDLSVLGRDLAHTIIIDNSPQAFGFQVDNGIPIESWFDDRSDKELLFLLPFLESLVGVEDVRPLIASKFSLREKIAAAVYPLHSNRGDPFER; encoded by the exons ATGCAAACGAAGAAAAGAAGTTCTGGAAGAACTGCTGTGAGAGAGCACGCTTGTCCCAAGGTTACAAGAGCTCAGAAGAAAGCATATGAAAGTGTGCAAGTTGTGGAAAAGAAAGTTGCTGACCTAATTACATCTTCAGCAAGGAAGCAGAGAATAG ATGGCACTCATAAAAAGAATGGGGGGCCTGTTACTGCaaccaattcaaatttgaattatGACTCAATGCGTGATGGGACTGCTGACACTTGTTTGGGGCATGATGCTATGCGTGATGATTGCATAGATATTAAG GATTGTAAAGAGGGAACTACTGATTGCGAAGCAGAAACTATATTTTCTCCTGCCTTTcacatatctaaacatgccgaAGGGGAATCTGATAATGGAG TTGTGGATCCAGCCACTATTTCTTCTGAAGTCTCAGCCATATATCTTGCCATGAAAAATTCCAAGTTGGAATGTGTGGATGAACATGGTCACGAGCCCATGTCAACTGATTTATACACAGATGATGACGAGTATGAGGAAGTTGATGACTTTGATCCTTACTTCTTTATCAAGAACTTACCTGACTTATCAGCAGTTGTTCCAACTTTTCGGCCGATGCTTTTACCTAAACAGACACGGCGTTGTCCTCCTACTAGTCTTGTTTTGGACTTGGATG AAACCTTGGTACACTCCACACTAGAACCTTGTGCTGATGCAGACTTCACTTTTGCCGTAAATTTTAACCTCCAAAAGCATACAGTATATGTCCGATGCCGTCCTCATCTCAGAGATTTTCTGGACAAAGTTTCCAATCTTTTTGAGATCATAATATTTACAGCTAGTCAAAGTATTTATGCAGAGCAACTTCTAAATGTGCTGGACCCAAAAAGGAAGATATTTCGCCATCGTGTTTTTCGGGATTCCTGTGTTTTTGTGGAGGGGAATTACCTCAAAGATTTGTCAGTTCTTGGTCGTGATTTGGCACACACTATCATAATCGACAACTCTCCACAG GCATTCGGGTTCCAAGTAGACAATGGAATTCCAATTGAGAGCTGGTTCGATGATCGTTCTGATAAAGAATTACTCTTCTTACTTCCTTTTTTGGAGAGCTTGGTTGGAGTAGAAGATGTTCGGCCACTAATTGCAAGCAAATTCAGCCTTAGGGAGAAAATAGCTGCAGCTGTTTATCCTCTTCACTCAAACAGAGGCGATCCTTTCGAAAGGTAA
- the LOC137736818 gene encoding REF/SRPP-like protein At1g67360 produces the protein MATVDKGVEISKEKELKHLGFLRVAAIQTLVCVSNLYDYAKQNSGPLRSTVGTVEGAVTAVVGPVYRKFKGVPDDVLAFLDAKVDEGKDKFDKHAPPVAKQVASQAHCLIQKAAEKGQRILKEVETGGPRAAIHYAATEYKNFVLKQSVKLWVGLNKYPSIHTVAQKAAPTAAHWSGKYNHTVKDLTRKGYAIFGYLPLVPINEISKAVEKGEAEKKEDAAAHVEHKSDSSDSD, from the exons ATGGCCACCGTCGAC AAGGGAGTGGAGATCAGCAAGGAGAAGGAACTGAAGCACCTAGGGTTTCTGAGGGTGGCGGCGATTCAGACGCTGGTGTGCGTTTCGAATCTGTACGATTACGCCAAGCAGAACTCCGGGCCGCTCAGATCGACGGTCGGGACTGTGGAGGGCGCAGTCACCGCCGTCGTTGGTCCCGTTTACCGGAAGTTTAAGGGCGTTCCTGACGACGTCCTCGCTTTCCTCGACGCCAAG GTGGATGAAGGCAAAGACAAGTTCGATAAGCATGCTCCTCCAGTGGCTAAGCAGGTCGCGAGCCAAGCGCACTGTTTGATCCAGAAGGCAGCGGAAAAGGGACAGAGAATTTTAAAGGAGGTTGAAACTGGCGGTCCACGCGCAGCTATTCACTATGCAGCTACTGAGTACAAGAACTTTGTCTTGAAACAATCTGTGAAGTTGTGGGTCGGACTCAACAAGTACCCTTCCATCCACACAGTGGCACAGAAGGCTGCACCAACCGCTGCGCACTGGTCTGGCAAATACAACCACACCGTAAAGGACTTGACCCGTAAGGGCTATGCCATCTTCGGCTATCTACCCCTGGTTCCGATCAATGAGATATCCAAGGCAGTCGAAAAGGGAGAGGCGGAGAAGAAGGAAGATGCGGCTGCACATGTCGAGCACAAATCGGATTCTTCTGATTCTGATTGA
- the LOC137736817 gene encoding uncharacterized protein isoform X1, with the protein MQTKKRSSGRTAVREHACPKVTRAQKKAYESVQVVEKKVADLITSSARKQRIDGTHKKNGGPVTATNSNLNYDSMRDGTADTCLGHDAMRDDCIDIKDCKEGTTDCEAETIFSPAFHISKHAEGESDNGVDFVKFFGNGDHSYHQDCEIMYSRVDVLNGHVVQETSESMVRDERSYCENTFSSVNITCPVVDPATISSEVSAIYLAMKNSKLECVDEHGHEPMSTDLYTDDDEYEEVDDFDPYFFIKNLPDLSAVVPTFRPMLLPKQTRRCPPTSLVLDLDETLVHSTLEPCADADFTFAVNFNLQKHTVYVRCRPHLRDFLDKVSNLFEIIIFTASQSIYAEQLLNVLDPKRKIFRHRVFRDSCVFVEGNYLKDLSVLGRDLAHTIIIDNSPQAFGFQVDNGIPIESWFDDRSDKELLFLLPFLESLVGVEDVRPLIASKFSLREKIAAAVYPLHSNRGDPFER; encoded by the exons ATGCAAACGAAGAAAAGAAGTTCTGGAAGAACTGCTGTGAGAGAGCACGCTTGTCCCAAGGTTACAAGAGCTCAGAAGAAAGCATATGAAAGTGTGCAAGTTGTGGAAAAGAAAGTTGCTGACCTAATTACATCTTCAGCAAGGAAGCAGAGAATAG ATGGCACTCATAAAAAGAATGGGGGGCCTGTTACTGCaaccaattcaaatttgaattatGACTCAATGCGTGATGGGACTGCTGACACTTGTTTGGGGCATGATGCTATGCGTGATGATTGCATAGATATTAAG GATTGTAAAGAGGGAACTACTGATTGCGAAGCAGAAACTATATTTTCTCCTGCCTTTcacatatctaaacatgccgaAGGGGAATCTGATAATGGAG TTGATTTTGTTAAATTCTTTGGAAATGGAGACCACAGTTATCATCAAGATTGTGAAATAATGTACTCAAGGGTTGATGTGCTGAATGGTCATGTTGTTCAAGAGACTTCCGAATCCATGGTTAGAGATGAGAGGAGTTACTGTGAGAACACATTTTCTTCAGTAAATATAACATGTCCTG TTGTGGATCCAGCCACTATTTCTTCTGAAGTCTCAGCCATATATCTTGCCATGAAAAATTCCAAGTTGGAATGTGTGGATGAACATGGTCACGAGCCCATGTCAACTGATTTATACACAGATGATGACGAGTATGAGGAAGTTGATGACTTTGATCCTTACTTCTTTATCAAGAACTTACCTGACTTATCAGCAGTTGTTCCAACTTTTCGGCCGATGCTTTTACCTAAACAGACACGGCGTTGTCCTCCTACTAGTCTTGTTTTGGACTTGGATG AAACCTTGGTACACTCCACACTAGAACCTTGTGCTGATGCAGACTTCACTTTTGCCGTAAATTTTAACCTCCAAAAGCATACAGTATATGTCCGATGCCGTCCTCATCTCAGAGATTTTCTGGACAAAGTTTCCAATCTTTTTGAGATCATAATATTTACAGCTAGTCAAAGTATTTATGCAGAGCAACTTCTAAATGTGCTGGACCCAAAAAGGAAGATATTTCGCCATCGTGTTTTTCGGGATTCCTGTGTTTTTGTGGAGGGGAATTACCTCAAAGATTTGTCAGTTCTTGGTCGTGATTTGGCACACACTATCATAATCGACAACTCTCCACAG GCATTCGGGTTCCAAGTAGACAATGGAATTCCAATTGAGAGCTGGTTCGATGATCGTTCTGATAAAGAATTACTCTTCTTACTTCCTTTTTTGGAGAGCTTGGTTGGAGTAGAAGATGTTCGGCCACTAATTGCAAGCAAATTCAGCCTTAGGGAGAAAATAGCTGCAGCTGTTTATCCTCTTCACTCAAACAGAGGCGATCCTTTCGAAAGGTAA
- the LOC137738422 gene encoding meiosis-specific protein ASY1-like, producing MVVAQKVKEAEITEQDSLLLTRNLLRIAIFNISYIRGLFPEKYFNDKSVPALEMKIKKLMPMDAESRRLIDWMEKGVYDALQKKYLKTLLFCVCETVEGPMIEEYTFSFSYPNSESQEVSMNISRSGNKKKEGGTFKCNSTAEITPNQMRSSACKMVRTLVQLMRTLDKMPEERTILMKLLYYDDVTPAEYEPPFFRGCSEEEARNAWTKNPLRMEVGNVNSKHLVLALKVKSILDPCEDENDDIQDDEVSLGADSMQRDDYSGSDSDSEVNQSQDDHYIVAPVDKQQPQKDNSAPQEDDSMVDEDNTQDSVQDEHQLARIKDWISSLHLDTVELTDVLSNFPDISVVLTEEIMDKLVIEGVLSKPAGDTYTINRPKKSDYEFTMVKEEMDAQVPVADKTLKVNDLMYIKALYHALPMQYVTVTKLQNKLGGEVNQTTVRKFIDKMAREGFLEAKGNRRLGKRVIRSKITEEKLNEVKKALNNDAMDVDNTEPNNKSSHLDLRTMGSSIRDTSTCGALHSIGSDLTRMKLRSNGPQYSPMRSEQTASKTKEHPNTPTSRAEPVTSRESFVPGNDNGRVNGNTVYCDDGDRVICSGRSSQDKRSRKTSTVKEPILQYLKRQKSQAV from the exons ATG GTCGTCGCACAGAAAGTGAAGGAAGCAGAGATCACCGAGCAGGACTCGCTTCTTCTG ACTAGGAACTTGCTTCGTATTGCTATATTCAATATCAGTTACATCAGAGGCCTGTTTCCGGAGAAGTACTTCAATGATAAGTCTGTTCCTGCTTTAG AGATGAAGATCAAAAAGCTAATGCCAATGGATGCGGAATCTCGCAGGCTTATTGATTGGATGGAGAAAG GTGTATACGATGCATTGCAGAAGAAGTACCTGAAGACGCTATTGTTCTGCGTGTGCGAGACAGTTGAAGGACCAATGATTGAGGAATACACTT TTTCTTTCAGTTACCCAAATTCTGAAAGCCAGGAGGTTTCGATGAATATAAGTCGCTCTGGGAACAAGAAAAAAGAGGGTGGAACATTCAAGTGCAACTCAACAGCAGAAATAACTCCCAACCAGATGAG GAGCTCTGCTTGTAAAATGGTCCGCACATTGGTTCAATTGATGAGAACTCTCGATAAAATGCCTGAAGAG CGGACCATATTGATGAAGCTCCTATACTACGATGATGTGACG CCAGCGGAGTATGAGCCTCCATTCTTCAGGGGCTGCTCTGAGGAAGAAGCTCGTAATGCATGGACCAAGAATCCTTTGAGAATGGAGGTTGGGAATGTAAACAGCAAGCATCTTGTATTAGCGCTGAAG GTAAAAAGCATCCTTGATCCTTGTGAGGACGAAAATGATGATATTCAAGATGATGAAGTGAGCTTAGGAGCTGATTCTATGCAAAGGGATGATTATTCGGGATCTGATTCTGACAGTGAG GTTAACCAATCACAAGACGATCATTATATAGTAGCTCCAGTAG ATAAGCAACAACCACAGAAAGATAACAGTGCACCGCAGGAAGATGACAGCATGGTTGATGAAG ATAACACTCAGGATTCAGTGCAAGATGAACATCAATTGGCTCGGATAAAGGACTGGATCAGTAGCCTCCACCTTGACACTGTTGAACTTACTGATGTTCTCTCAAATTTCCCGGACATCTCAGTG GTTCTGACTGAAG AAATTATGGACAAGCTTGTCATAGAAGGTGTTCTATCAAAACCTGCAGGGGACACTTACACCATCAACAGGCCGAAG AAGTCAGATTATGAGTTCACTATGGTGAAAGAAGAAATGGATGCTCAAGTACCAGTTGCTGACAAAACTTTAAAGGTTAATGATCTCATGTACATAAAG GCGCTGTATCATGCCCTCCCAATGCAGTATGTGACAGTTACAAAGCTTCAGAACAAGCTTGGTGGAGAAGTGAATCAGACTACTGTGCGTAAGTTCATCGATAAAATGGCACGAGAGGGTTTTCTTGAAGCCAAAGGCAACCGAAGGCTAG GAAAGCGTGTGATCCGTTCTAAGATCACCGAGGAAAAACTGAATGAAGTGAAGAAAGCTCTGAACAATGATGCAATG GATGTCGACAACACTGAACCAAATAACAAGTCCAGTCATCTAGATCTCCGTACAATGG GAAGCAGCATCAGGGACACATCCACATGCGGTGCCCTCCACTCCATCGGATCAGATCTCACACGCATGAAACTAAGATCGAACGGGCCTCAATACAGTCCAATGAGGAGTGAGCAGACTGCTTCAAAGACAAAGGAGCATCCAAACACTCCCACAAGCAGGGCCGAG CCGGTGACTTCAAGGGAGAGCTTCGTGCCGGGAAATGATAACGGCAGGGTAAATGGCAACACTGTTTACTGTGATGATGGGGACAGAGTGATCTGCAGTGGGAGGTCTAGCCAAGACAAGCGGTCGAGGAAAACAAGCACG GTGAAGGAGCCAATTCTTCAGTACTTGAAGCGCCAGAAGTCTCAAGCCGTCTGA